The following proteins are encoded in a genomic region of Homo sapiens chromosome 19 genomic scaffold, GRCh38.p14 alternate locus group ALT_REF_LOCI_30 HSCHR19KIR_FH08_A_HAP_CTG3_1:
- the KIR3DL3 gene encoding killer cell immunoglobulin-like receptor 3DL3 precursor (The RefSeq protein has 2 substitutions and aligns at 94% coverage compared to this genomic sequence) translates to MSLMVVSMACVGFFLLEGPWPHVGGQDKPFLSAWPGTVVSEGQHVTLQCRSRLGFNEFSLSKEDGMPVPELYNRIFRNSFLMGPVTPAHAGTYRCCSSHPHSPTGWSAPSNPVVIMVTGVHRKPSLLAHPGPLVKSGETVILQCWSDVRFERFLLHREGITEDPLRLVGQLHDAGSQVNYSMGPMTPALAGTYRCFGSVTHLPYELSAPSDPLDIVVVGLYGKPSLSAQPGPTVQAGENVTLSCSSRSLFDIYHLSREAEAGELRLTAVLRVNGTFQANFPLGPVTHGGNYRCFGSFRALPHAWSDPSDPLPVSVTGNSRNLHVLIGTSVVIIPFAILLFFLLHRWCANKKNAVVMDQEPAGNRTVNREDSDEQDPQEVTYAQLNHCVFTQRKITRPSQRPKTPPTDTSV, encoded by the exons GGTGGTCAGGACAAGCCCTTCCTCTCTGCCTGGCCCGGCACTGTGGTGTCTGAAGGACAACATGTGACTCTTCAGTGTCGCTCTCGTCTTGGGTTTAATGAATTCAGTCTGTCCAAAGAAGACGGGATGCCTGTCCCTGAGCTCTACAACAGAATATTCCGGAACAGCTTTCTCATGGGCCCTGTGACCCCAGCACATGCAGGGACCTACAGATGTTGCAGTTCACACCCACACTCCCCCACTGGGTGGTCGGCACCCAGCAACCCTGTGGTGATCATGGTCACAG GAGTCCACAGAAAACCTTCCCTCCTGGCCCACCCAGGTCCCCTGGTGAAATCAGGAGAGACGGTCATCCTGCAATGTTGGTCAGATGTCAGGTTTGAGCGCTTCCTTCTGCACAGAGAGGGGATCACTGAGGACCCCTTGCGCCTCGTTGGACAGCTCCACGATGCGGGTTCCCAGGTCAACTATTCCATGGGTCCCATGACACCTGCCCTTGCAGGGACCTACAGATGCTTTGGTTCTGTCACTCACTTACCCTATGAGTTGTCGGCTCCCAGTGACCCTCTGGACATCGTGGTCGTAG GTCTATATGGGAAACCTTCTCTCTCAGCCCAGCCGGACCCCACGGTTCAGGCAGGAGAGAATGTGACCTTGTCCTGCAGCTCTCGGAGCTTGTTTGACATTTACCATCTatccagggaggcagaggccggtGAACTTAGGCTCACTGCAGTGCTGAGGGTCAATGGAACATTCCAGGCCAACTTCCCTCTGGGCCCTGTGACCCACGGAGGGAACTACAGATGCTTCGGCTCTTTCCGTGCCCTGCCCCACGCGTGGTCAGACCCGAGTGACCCACTGCCCGTTTCTGTCACAG GTAACTCCAGACACCTGCACGTTCTGATTGGGACCTCAGTGGTCATCATCCCCTTTGCtatcctcctcttctttctccttcatcgCTGGTGTGCCAACAAAAAGA ATGCTGTTGTAATGGACCAAGAGCCTGCAGGGAACAGAACAGTGAACAGGGAG GACTCTGATGAACAAGACCCTCAGGAGGTGACATACGCACAGTTGAATCACTGCGTTTTCACACAGAGAAAAATCACTCGCCCTTCTCAGAGGCCCAAGACACCCCCAACAGATACCAGCGTGTAA